A genomic segment from Acyrthosiphon pisum isolate AL4f chromosome A3, pea_aphid_22Mar2018_4r6ur, whole genome shotgun sequence encodes:
- the LOC100166851 gene encoding uncharacterized protein LOC100166851 precursor — translation MAKSLFIIFVSFIFSTSISFGEDACSNYEDKDCVHPNILKNDHFINQWSVHLPGMTKDEAKQLLEDNGFDYLGKIMDGVDLYLVTKKGTQEKHALPNERIIELLKKHEKVHSVAQKHVLENSQDEVTNIINEDNVHFESLDPDTIVLNDGWNNLERIAAFEAAEAEAEAAIAAAASDNSKPADTNKKIEADGGDDGSRKKKQRRKKQDGVSSSDNESPSETMDHEGSLESDLSNEELLVADLSNEGSADEETSDEELSDEDTVEEVSSDETGLDE, via the exons ATGGCTAAGTcactattcataatatttgtgaGCTTCATTTTTTCAACGAGCATTTCATTCGGTGAAGATGCGTGCAGTAACTACGAAGATAAGGATTGCGTTCAtccaaatatacttaaaaatgatCACTTCATTAACCAATGGTCAGTTCATTTGCCTGGAATGACCAAGGACGAAGCTAAACAACTGTTAGAAGATAATGGCTTTGACTATTTAGGAAAG aTAATGGACGGGGTCGACTTGTATCTTGTGACAAAAAAAGGTACACAAGAAAAACACGCCTTGCCCAATGAAAGAATAATAGAATTACTTAAGAAACATGAAAaa GTGCATTCGGTTGCACAAAAGCACGTGCTTGAAAACTCGCAGGATGAGGTGACAAATATAATCAACGAGGATAATGTTCATTTCGAGTCCTTGGATCCCGACACTATCGTCCTAAATGACGGATGGAATAACTTGGAAAGAATAGCTGCTTTCGAGGCAGCCGAAGCCGAAGCCGAAGCCGCGATCGCTGCAGCGGCGTCTGATAATTCTAAGCCAGCAGACACTAATAAAAAGATTGAAGCTGATGGCGGCGACGATGGTAGTCGCAAAAAGAAACAACGCCGAAAAAAACAAGACGGAGTGTCTAGTTCAGATAATGAATCTCCGTCCGAGACAATGGATCATGAGGGTTCACTGGAATCAGATTTATCAAACGAAGAATTGTTGGTAGCAGATCTGTCAAACGAAGGATCAGCAGACGAGGAGACGTCGGACGAGGAGTTGTCGGATGAGGATACCGTGGAAGAGGTGTCGTCGGATGAAACAGGACTCGATGAATAA